In Flavobacterium endoglycinae, one DNA window encodes the following:
- a CDS encoding DUF695 domain-containing protein yields the protein MSFLDKILGKNDAPIQSNNDFWNWFLKKEKEFFKIVKNRGNIHQGFFEKLAPKLDEVHYGIYFLTGMFDDNTVELILTPDGAIRNIYAIEELVNAAPKMVGWKITALKPASDIKGVGIEYENFKFDKENLKFYPNIHEGYPDEIDLTIVYDGFVEEEKGKVTNGVYIFLDNYLGELNSLTLIDNMNVVGSNEISEELIPIEKLKDYLIWREKEFVEKYEGTRHNTENDNYSSLEGTAKDGGAIIAIINSDILQWDKKASHPWVFIITIPFDGSNNSGMPDKETYQLLNEIEDDVVLELKDLDGYLNIGRETRTNKREIFFACKDFRKPTKIADELIKKFNGTFEISYEIYKDKYWRTFRGYEPR from the coding sequence ATGAGTTTTCTTGATAAAATATTGGGCAAAAATGATGCTCCAATACAATCTAATAATGACTTCTGGAATTGGTTTCTAAAAAAGGAAAAAGAGTTTTTTAAAATCGTTAAAAACAGAGGAAATATCCACCAAGGTTTTTTTGAAAAATTAGCTCCGAAACTAGATGAAGTTCACTACGGAATTTATTTTTTAACTGGAATGTTTGATGACAATACAGTTGAATTAATCTTAACGCCAGATGGAGCAATCAGAAATATTTATGCTATAGAAGAGCTGGTAAATGCGGCTCCAAAAATGGTAGGATGGAAAATTACTGCTCTTAAACCAGCTTCAGATATTAAGGGTGTTGGTATTGAGTATGAAAATTTCAAATTTGATAAAGAGAATTTAAAATTTTACCCTAATATTCACGAAGGTTATCCAGACGAAATAGATTTGACAATAGTATACGATGGATTTGTTGAAGAAGAAAAAGGAAAAGTAACAAACGGGGTTTATATTTTTCTAGATAATTATTTAGGAGAACTAAATTCTTTGACATTGATAGATAACATGAATGTTGTTGGATCTAATGAAATTTCAGAAGAATTAATTCCAATCGAAAAATTAAAAGATTATTTAATCTGGAGAGAGAAGGAATTTGTTGAGAAATATGAAGGCACGAGACATAATACAGAAAATGATAATTATTCAAGTCTTGAGGGTACTGCAAAAGATGGTGGGGCTATTATCGCCATTATAAATAGTGATATTTTACAATGGGATAAAAAAGCATCTCATCCGTGGGTATTTATTATTACAATTCCATTTGATGGAAGCAACAATAGCGGAATGCCGGATAAAGAAACATATCAATTATTAAATGAAATTGAGGATGATGTAGTATTGGAACTTAAAGATTTGGATGGTTATTTGAACATAGGAAGAGAAACACGCACCAATAAAAGAGAAATCTTTTTTGCGTGTAAAGATTTCAGAAAACCAACTAAAATAGCCGATGAATTAATTAAAAAATTCAATGGCACTTTTGAGATAAGCTACGAAATTTATAAAGACAAATATTGGCGAACATTTAGAGGTTACGAGCCTAGATAA
- a CDS encoding amino acid permease has translation MAFSSLFRKKTVQDILKQVAKNEADGHEALGKHLTTKDLTAFGIAAIVGAGIFSTIGKASADGGPAVIFLFLFTALACSFAAFAYAEFASMVPVSGSAYTYSYVAFGEIIAWIIGWALIMEYAVGNITVAISWSDYFTGLLQSGGIHLPQWIQMDYLTASNGFKDAEALMRGGKSFENLSTALQQAHTAWQTAPTIGSFHFVTDLPALFIIILITALVYRGMKESRNASNLMVVVKLCVVLLVIAVGVFYVDTANWDPFAPNGVSGVLKGVSAVFFAYIGFDAISTTAEECKNPQRDLPRGMMWAIIICTLLYIAIALVLTGMVKYHELNVGDPLAFVFDKLDLKWMSGIIAVSAVVAMASVLLVFQMGQPRIWMSMSRDGLLPKKFSTVHPRFKTPSFATIVTGFVVAIPALFLNLTMVTDLCSIGTLFAFVLVCAGVLVLQNKPEIPRGKFKTPYINSKYILPVLIIAGLYYAFAFNNKATMAFINNEAQTFDATSIVTSLDKEDSEKVFNYLKSIDATNKTSETSDLEHLLSQYQDDEVKYAEVVKGLPIKDSLKYETGFQLFKHKIPMWIFLFVLVGLAVWAFRKNLSLIPLLGLICCLYMMAELSVWNWIYFTVWLIIGLLIYFGYSRKNSKLNFVEKL, from the coding sequence ATGGCATTTTCAAGTTTATTCCGAAAAAAAACAGTGCAGGATATTCTGAAACAGGTTGCAAAGAATGAAGCAGATGGGCATGAAGCATTAGGAAAGCATCTTACAACCAAAGATTTAACTGCTTTCGGAATTGCTGCAATTGTGGGAGCGGGAATTTTCAGCACCATCGGAAAAGCGAGTGCCGACGGAGGACCAGCCGTAATATTTTTGTTTCTTTTTACTGCTCTTGCCTGTAGTTTTGCGGCCTTTGCTTATGCCGAGTTTGCATCAATGGTTCCCGTTTCTGGAAGTGCTTACACGTATTCGTATGTAGCTTTTGGAGAAATCATTGCCTGGATTATCGGTTGGGCTTTAATCATGGAATATGCTGTAGGAAATATAACGGTTGCCATATCGTGGAGTGATTATTTTACAGGACTTCTCCAGAGTGGCGGAATACATTTACCGCAATGGATTCAAATGGATTACTTAACCGCTTCAAACGGTTTTAAAGATGCTGAAGCTTTAATGCGAGGCGGAAAATCATTCGAAAATTTAAGCACAGCTTTACAACAAGCGCATACAGCTTGGCAAACAGCACCAACAATAGGATCATTTCACTTTGTGACTGATTTACCAGCTTTATTCATCATTATTTTGATTACCGCTTTGGTTTACAGAGGAATGAAAGAATCTCGTAATGCAAGTAATTTAATGGTGGTTGTAAAACTTTGTGTGGTGCTGCTGGTAATTGCAGTTGGAGTGTTTTATGTAGATACTGCCAATTGGGATCCGTTTGCGCCAAATGGAGTTAGCGGGGTTTTAAAAGGTGTATCGGCAGTTTTCTTTGCTTATATTGGTTTTGATGCTATTTCTACAACAGCAGAAGAATGTAAAAATCCGCAAAGAGATTTACCACGCGGAATGATGTGGGCGATTATCATTTGTACCCTTTTATACATTGCTATTGCTTTGGTTTTAACTGGAATGGTAAAATATCACGAATTAAATGTTGGAGATCCTCTAGCATTTGTTTTCGATAAATTAGATTTAAAATGGATGTCAGGAATTATTGCGGTGAGTGCTGTAGTAGCAATGGCAAGCGTTTTATTGGTTTTTCAAATGGGACAGCCTCGTATCTGGATGAGTATGAGCCGTGACGGATTATTGCCAAAGAAATTCTCAACCGTTCACCCAAGATTCAAAACACCGTCTTTTGCCACTATTGTTACAGGATTTGTAGTAGCGATTCCAGCATTATTTTTAAACTTGACAATGGTTACTGATTTATGCAGTATCGGGACTTTATTTGCCTTTGTATTGGTTTGTGCCGGAGTTTTAGTATTGCAGAATAAACCTGAAATCCCAAGAGGAAAATTCAAAACGCCTTACATCAATTCAAAATACATTTTACCAGTTTTAATTATCGCTGGTTTATATTATGCTTTTGCGTTCAATAATAAAGCAACAATGGCATTTATTAATAATGAGGCACAAACTTTTGATGCCACATCTATTGTAACGTCTTTAGACAAAGAAGATTCTGAAAAAGTGTTTAATTATTTAAAAAGTATAGATGCCACCAACAAAACTTCTGAAACTTCAGATTTAGAGCATTTGTTAAGCCAATATCAGGATGATGAAGTTAAATATGCTGAGGTTGTAAAAGGACTTCCAATTAAAGATTCATTAAAATACGAAACGGGATTTCAGTTATTCAAACATAAAATTCCAATGTGGATTTTCTTGTTTGTGTTAGTTGGATTGGCAGTTTGGGCTTTCAGAAAAAATCTTTCTCTGATTCCGCTTTTAGGATTAATCTGCTGTTTGTATATGATGGCCGAATTAAGCGTTTGGAACTGGATTTATTTTACCGTTTGGTTAATAATCGGACTGCTGATTTACTTTGGCTACAGCCGAAAAAATAGTAAATTGAACTTCGTGGAGAAGTTATAA
- a CDS encoding Gfo/Idh/MocA family protein — MEKITRRSFVNKFGLGVGASVVMTSLPSFITETEKVHKPYSGKKLNIALCGLGNYASLLADGLQVSEYCQLAGIVTGTPSKAETWKKKYNIPEKNIYNYENFDSIVKNKDIDLVYVVTPNSLHKEFTVRAAKAGKHVIVEKPMAITVEDCKEMIKACNDNNVQLAMGYRLHYEPNHLEVKRLGQEKVLGQVRYIEASLGYSTYDIHDVNKPVDLNARNEWRLTKKFAGGGALINLGVYCIQVSRYVLGEEPIAVTAQFGTVNNKNRFAQVEENITWQMEFPSGAVANCCSSYGFGIDRFHAAADEGFFEMSPAVSYGPFVGKRSDGKSFNFPVINQQQTQMDEICKVILANQKLPNHITGEEGIKDVRIINAIYKAAETGKKVSLK; from the coding sequence ATGGAAAAAATCACGAGACGTTCTTTTGTAAATAAATTTGGACTTGGCGTTGGCGCTTCTGTTGTCATGACTTCACTTCCTTCTTTTATCACCGAAACAGAAAAGGTTCACAAACCCTACTCTGGAAAAAAATTAAATATTGCACTGTGCGGTTTAGGAAACTACGCTTCGTTATTAGCCGATGGTCTTCAGGTTTCTGAATACTGCCAGCTTGCCGGAATCGTTACAGGAACGCCTTCTAAAGCGGAAACTTGGAAAAAGAAGTATAACATTCCAGAGAAAAATATTTACAACTACGAAAACTTCGATTCAATCGTAAAAAACAAAGATATTGATTTGGTGTATGTTGTAACTCCAAACTCACTTCATAAAGAATTTACTGTTCGCGCTGCAAAAGCAGGGAAACATGTTATTGTTGAAAAACCAATGGCCATTACAGTTGAAGATTGTAAAGAAATGATAAAAGCCTGCAACGATAATAATGTACAACTGGCAATGGGTTATCGTTTGCATTACGAACCGAATCATTTAGAAGTAAAACGATTGGGACAAGAAAAAGTTTTAGGGCAAGTTAGATATATAGAAGCTTCTCTAGGTTACAGCACTTATGACATTCATGACGTAAATAAACCTGTTGATTTAAATGCCCGTAACGAATGGAGATTGACTAAAAAGTTTGCAGGCGGTGGTGCATTGATTAATTTAGGAGTTTATTGCATTCAGGTTTCGCGTTATGTTTTAGGCGAAGAACCAATTGCAGTTACGGCACAATTTGGAACTGTAAACAACAAAAATAGATTTGCTCAGGTTGAAGAAAATATCACTTGGCAAATGGAATTTCCAAGCGGTGCTGTTGCTAATTGCTGCAGTTCGTATGGTTTTGGCATTGATAGATTTCACGCTGCTGCGGATGAAGGTTTCTTCGAAATGAGTCCTGCTGTAAGCTATGGGCCTTTTGTAGGTAAAAGATCTGACGGAAAATCATTTAATTTTCCTGTCATAAATCAGCAGCAAACTCAAATGGATGAGATTTGTAAAGTGATTTTAGCCAACCAGAAACTCCCAAATCACATTACAGGTGAAGAAGGCATTAAAGATGTTAGAATTATCAATGCTATTTATAAAGCCGCTGAAACAGGAAAAAAAGTTAGTCTGAAGTAG
- a CDS encoding mechanosensitive ion channel family protein codes for MENFFQDVINHLEGYYNSIVDLTPKFILAILVILVSWFIASRVGIFAGNRLKAKMHDRLLAIFIARLIKSVLIIIGILFMFRIIGLEGVAQSMLAGAGISAFVIGFALKDIGENFLAGILLAFKRPFSIGDIIESNGVKGEVINLNLRDTEVKSDSKIIYIPNALLIKNTLINYNSEGFLLQTFTVGLEYGSDYTRAIELVKEILGKDENVTEKDHENAAVITDVIAGGIIQLNIRYWVKTASTTENSECRSKIIAAVLKKLKENGFILK; via the coding sequence ATGGAAAATTTCTTTCAGGACGTCATTAATCACCTCGAAGGTTACTACAATAGCATTGTCGATCTTACGCCAAAATTTATTTTAGCAATTTTGGTCATTCTGGTTTCATGGTTTATTGCGAGCCGTGTGGGTATTTTTGCAGGAAACCGACTCAAAGCTAAAATGCACGATCGTTTGCTTGCCATTTTTATTGCCCGTTTAATTAAATCGGTTTTGATTATTATCGGAATCTTATTTATGTTCCGAATTATTGGTCTCGAAGGCGTTGCACAAAGTATGTTGGCTGGTGCGGGAATCTCGGCTTTTGTAATTGGTTTTGCGCTTAAAGATATTGGCGAAAATTTCCTTGCCGGAATTCTGCTGGCTTTCAAAAGACCATTTTCTATTGGCGATATTATCGAAAGTAATGGTGTAAAAGGAGAAGTCATCAATCTTAATCTTCGTGATACTGAGGTCAAAAGCGATTCAAAAATCATTTATATTCCCAACGCACTTCTTATAAAAAACACGCTCATTAACTACAACAGCGAAGGTTTTCTGCTTCAGACTTTCACCGTCGGACTTGAATATGGTTCTGATTATACGCGAGCGATTGAACTTGTTAAAGAGATTCTAGGAAAGGACGAAAATGTAACTGAAAAAGACCACGAAAACGCCGCCGTAATTACCGATGTTATTGCTGGAGGTATTATTCAGCTTAATATTCGATATTGGGTTAAAACGGCATCAACAACCGAAAATTCAGAATGCCGATCTAAAATTATTGCTGCTGTTTTGAAAAAGTTGAAGGAAAATGGATTTATACTTAAATAA
- a CDS encoding FAD-binding and (Fe-S)-binding domain-containing protein: MLTQSHLEQLSASLEGTLLFDELHKTLYSTDASVYRIKPNAVAIPKTTEDIAKLIKFAAEHKLSITPRTAGTSLAGQAVGDGLVVDVSKHFTKIISYNAEKKTVTVQPGVIRDELNLFLKPHGVFFAPITSTSNRAMIGGMVGNNSSGTTSIRYGVTRDKIAEVKALLSDGSEVVFKDLTSAEFMEKTKGDSLENKIYKTIYDELSIKEAQEEIVKEFPKPEIHRRNTGYAVDILLKSELFGGTEPTINLGKLLCGSEGTLAFTTEVTLKVDDLPPPHSIMVVGHYHTIQESLESVVVAMKHHLYTCEMIDDTILDCTKTNREHIKNRFFLVGEPKAIMLFEVASHTLEDAEKQADALIADLENNNFGYARVKIYGNDIDKANELRKAGLGLLGSIVGDDKAADSIEDTAVELSDLPNYIAEFSAMMLSHGQEAIYYAHAGAGELHLRPVLNLKKTSDLKLFRTIATEVAHLVKKYRGSLSGEHGDGIVRGEFIPFMIGDKNYELLKRIKLAFDPNSVLNIGKIVNALKMDENHRVVSGRVEPDIKTFQDFSDSLGILRAAEKCNGSGDCRKLPSGGGAMCPSYRATRNEKETTRARANALREYLTYSEKENKFDQKELYEVFELCVSCKACASECPSNVDVATLKAEFLYQYQKANGFSIRNKIFANNAKLNKMGSKFPAITNFISNQSLVKKTMGIAPERQVPLLAKKTFRKWYSNNKPSQTDFPNGRLYLFVDEFTNYYDVNIGIDAFELLTKLGYQVLVVDHEESGRTYLSKGFLEEAKKIANHNVSVFKDLVLANAPLIGIEPSAILTFRDEYLRLADDKEAAEKLSRNAFTIEEFFKKEIIDGKITADSFSEETKEIKIHGHCHQKSLSSVEATFAMLNLPKNNTVTIYNSGCCGMAGSFGYEKEHYQVSMQMGEDTLFPKVRATAENVKIAAAGTSCRHQIYDGTSREAQHPVSILRSCLKS, from the coding sequence ATGTTGACCCAATCTCATTTAGAGCAATTATCCGCGAGTCTCGAAGGTACCCTTTTATTCGATGAACTTCATAAAACGCTTTATTCCACAGATGCTTCGGTGTACCGAATTAAACCGAATGCGGTGGCAATTCCTAAAACAACCGAAGATATTGCCAAGCTGATTAAGTTCGCGGCAGAACATAAGCTGTCGATTACGCCAAGAACTGCGGGAACTTCACTGGCAGGACAAGCAGTAGGAGATGGATTGGTGGTTGATGTGTCGAAACATTTTACAAAAATCATTTCCTACAATGCCGAAAAGAAAACGGTAACGGTTCAGCCTGGCGTAATTCGCGATGAGCTGAATTTGTTCTTAAAACCTCACGGCGTATTTTTTGCCCCAATTACATCAACCTCAAACCGCGCGATGATTGGCGGAATGGTGGGAAATAATTCTTCGGGAACAACTTCGATTCGATACGGCGTTACGCGCGATAAAATTGCAGAAGTAAAAGCACTTTTAAGTGACGGTTCTGAAGTCGTTTTTAAAGACCTGACTTCGGCTGAGTTCATGGAAAAAACAAAAGGCGATTCTTTAGAAAATAAAATATACAAAACAATTTATGATGAACTTTCGATAAAAGAAGCGCAGGAAGAAATTGTAAAAGAGTTTCCGAAACCAGAAATTCACAGAAGAAATACAGGTTATGCGGTTGATATTCTTTTGAAATCGGAATTATTTGGCGGAACCGAACCAACCATAAATCTAGGAAAACTACTTTGCGGAAGCGAAGGAACTTTGGCTTTTACAACCGAAGTAACGCTGAAAGTTGATGATCTGCCGCCGCCTCACAGTATTATGGTCGTTGGGCATTATCATACGATTCAGGAATCTTTAGAATCGGTTGTGGTAGCGATGAAACATCATTTGTACACTTGCGAAATGATCGACGACACAATTTTGGATTGTACGAAAACGAATCGCGAGCACATTAAAAACCGTTTCTTTTTGGTTGGAGAACCAAAAGCGATTATGTTGTTTGAAGTGGCATCGCACACTTTGGAAGATGCCGAAAAACAAGCCGATGCTTTGATTGCCGATTTAGAGAACAACAATTTTGGCTACGCTCGAGTAAAAATCTACGGAAATGATATTGACAAAGCCAACGAACTAAGAAAAGCAGGTCTTGGACTTTTGGGAAGTATTGTTGGCGATGATAAAGCAGCCGATTCTATTGAAGATACTGCGGTTGAATTGAGCGATTTGCCAAATTATATTGCAGAGTTTTCGGCGATGATGTTAAGCCACGGACAAGAAGCGATTTACTACGCTCATGCTGGTGCGGGAGAATTGCACCTTCGTCCGGTTTTGAATTTGAAGAAAACATCTGATTTAAAATTATTCAGAACCATTGCGACAGAAGTAGCGCATTTGGTAAAAAAATATAGAGGTTCGTTAAGCGGTGAACACGGCGATGGAATTGTGCGTGGTGAGTTTATTCCGTTTATGATTGGCGACAAGAATTACGAATTGCTGAAAAGAATCAAACTGGCATTTGATCCCAACTCGGTTCTAAATATCGGTAAGATTGTAAACGCTCTGAAAATGGACGAAAACCATCGTGTGGTTTCGGGAAGGGTAGAACCAGATATTAAAACGTTTCAGGATTTCTCAGACAGTTTAGGAATTTTACGTGCTGCCGAAAAATGCAACGGTTCCGGCGACTGCCGAAAATTGCCGTCGGGCGGAGGAGCGATGTGTCCGAGTTATCGTGCGACGAGAAACGAGAAAGAAACTACGCGTGCAAGAGCAAATGCTTTGAGAGAATATTTAACGTATTCTGAAAAAGAAAATAAATTTGACCAGAAAGAATTATACGAAGTTTTTGAGTTGTGTGTAAGCTGTAAAGCCTGCGCAAGCGAATGTCCGAGTAACGTAGACGTAGCCACTTTAAAAGCCGAATTTTTATACCAATATCAAAAAGCAAACGGCTTTTCAATCCGAAATAAGATTTTTGCCAACAATGCCAAATTGAACAAGATGGGAAGCAAATTCCCAGCGATTACGAATTTTATTTCAAATCAGTCTTTGGTCAAAAAAACTATGGGAATTGCACCTGAAAGACAAGTTCCGTTATTGGCGAAAAAGACTTTTAGAAAATGGTATTCCAATAATAAACCATCACAAACAGATTTTCCAAACGGAAGATTGTATTTGTTTGTAGACGAATTCACGAATTATTATGATGTAAATATCGGAATCGATGCTTTTGAATTATTGACGAAATTAGGTTATCAAGTTTTAGTTGTTGATCATGAAGAAAGTGGCAGAACGTATCTTTCAAAAGGATTTCTAGAAGAAGCGAAAAAAATAGCCAATCATAATGTAAGTGTTTTTAAAGATTTGGTTTTGGCAAATGCACCTTTAATCGGAATTGAACCTTCAGCGATTTTGACTTTTAGAGATGAATATCTTCGTTTAGCTGATGATAAAGAAGCTGCGGAAAAGTTATCAAGAAATGCTTTTACAATCGAAGAATTCTTCAAAAAAGAAATCATAGACGGAAAAATCACAGCCGATTCTTTTTCAGAAGAAACTAAAGAAATCAAAATCCACGGACATTGCCATCAGAAATCTTTAAGTTCTGTTGAAGCGACTTTCGCCATGCTGAATCTTCCTAAAAATAATACGGTTACGATTTACAATTCGGGCTGTTGCGGAATGGCAGGTTCTTTTGGTTATGAAAAAGAGCACTATCAAGTGAGCATGCAAATGGGCGAGGACACTTTATTTCCAAAAGTCCGTGCAACAGCTGAAAACGTAAAAATCGCTGCAGCAGGAACAAGCTGTCGCCATCAAATTTATGATGGAACGAGTCGTGAAGCGCAGCATCCGGTTAGTATTCTGCGTAGCTGTTTAAAAAGTTAG
- a CDS encoding glycoside hydrolase family 10 protein: MHKKQHLIFSLLSLFFFTSFMNAQENLHPKNEFRGVWIATVVNIDWPKTAIDNVEKEKADYLEILETYKKLNYNAVIVQIRSVGDAFYPSEMAPWSRFLTGKEGQAPNPYYDALAWMIEEAHNRGFEFHAWLNPYRATFDLNKNLLSPNHDIFKHPEWMIEYGGKYYYDPALPEVQTHLTKVVKEVVDKYDIDAIHFDDYFYPYAVPGKVFNDTASYKKYGAGLSLADWRRANVSNFVHTISTTIKTSKPWVQFGISPFGVWRNKSQDPRGSETQSTSNYDDLYADPVLWMEQKWIDYILPQLYWSMNNPRANYSKLVKWWSENSNNTAVYIGHASYKIRGDADKSWNFATEIPNQVDFARSFKNVSGSAYFSAKWFMDKNFDITRLLAENQYKYPALPAAVPNLKRIIIDNPVFTEFTKDSLKYTFSLKSPLNTKVRYIVIYGGEHMSKVNTNDATKIIDKVRAIEKDGEISFSIPAEKIRQYKACAVTFIDYFANESTPASADIKKNFKIYSPAQPNENR; this comes from the coding sequence ATGCATAAAAAACAGCACTTAATATTTTCACTTTTATCTCTATTTTTCTTCACTTCGTTTATGAATGCGCAGGAAAACCTGCATCCTAAAAATGAATTCAGAGGTGTCTGGATTGCAACGGTTGTAAATATCGACTGGCCTAAAACGGCAATAGACAACGTAGAAAAAGAAAAAGCTGATTATCTTGAGATTCTGGAAACGTATAAAAAGTTAAATTACAACGCTGTCATTGTCCAAATTAGAAGCGTTGGCGATGCTTTTTATCCGTCAGAAATGGCGCCTTGGTCACGTTTTTTAACAGGTAAAGAAGGTCAAGCTCCAAATCCGTATTATGATGCTTTGGCTTGGATGATCGAAGAAGCCCACAACAGAGGTTTTGAATTTCATGCTTGGCTGAATCCGTATCGTGCAACTTTCGATTTAAACAAAAATCTTTTGAGTCCAAATCACGATATTTTCAAACATCCGGAATGGATGATCGAATACGGCGGAAAATACTATTACGATCCTGCATTACCTGAAGTGCAGACACATTTGACAAAAGTAGTTAAAGAAGTGGTTGACAAATACGATATCGATGCTATTCATTTTGATGATTATTTCTATCCATATGCCGTTCCTGGAAAAGTTTTTAACGATACCGCATCTTATAAAAAATACGGTGCAGGCTTAAGCCTTGCCGACTGGCGTCGAGCTAACGTGAGCAACTTCGTTCATACAATTTCAACTACCATAAAAACGAGTAAACCTTGGGTTCAGTTTGGAATTAGTCCGTTTGGGGTTTGGCGAAATAAATCGCAGGATCCTAGAGGTTCAGAAACACAGTCAACCTCTAATTACGACGATTTATATGCTGATCCTGTTTTATGGATGGAACAAAAATGGATCGATTATATTCTGCCTCAATTATATTGGAGTATGAACAACCCGAGAGCCAATTATTCAAAATTGGTAAAATGGTGGTCTGAAAATTCAAACAATACAGCTGTTTACATTGGTCACGCCTCTTATAAAATTAGAGGAGATGCTGATAAAAGCTGGAATTTTGCTACCGAAATTCCAAATCAAGTTGATTTTGCAAGAAGTTTTAAAAATGTTTCCGGAAGTGCATATTTCAGCGCTAAATGGTTCATGGATAAAAACTTCGACATTACACGTCTTTTAGCAGAAAACCAATATAAATATCCCGCACTTCCTGCAGCTGTTCCGAATTTAAAACGCATTATCATTGATAATCCTGTTTTTACTGAATTTACAAAAGACAGTTTAAAATATACTTTTTCGCTGAAAAGTCCGCTGAATACAAAAGTACGTTACATTGTAATTTATGGAGGTGAACACATGTCAAAAGTGAATACAAATGATGCAACTAAAATAATTGACAAAGTAAGAGCCATTGAAAAAGATGGCGAGATAAGCTTTTCAATTCCTGCTGAAAAAATCCGTCAGTATAAAGCTTGCGCTGTGACATTTATTGATTATTTTGCAAACGAAAGCACACCAGCTTCAGCCGACATAAAAAAGAATTTTAAAATCTATTCACCTGCTCAGCCAAATGAAAACAGATAA
- a CDS encoding anhydro-N-acetylmuramic acid kinase: MNKNISALYTIAQKETRKILGLMSGTSLDGLDIALCAVSGSGENTDVKILEFETISYSEDIKNEIRKVFAQRTIDFQHLALLNEWIGILHSGMINDCLKKWNISSSEVDLIASHGQTVLHAPKFLHQQEKFPDATLQIGDGDHIAVKTGIITLSDFRQKHVAAGGEGAPLAVYGDYLLFGKKGENRIMLNMGGIANYTYLPASLNAEEVFVTDTGTANTLIDIFTKHYFPKKSYDKDAEIAKQGTVNQELLEELKKDDFFQKSFPKSIGQELFNFGFVQSALVKCSLENISASDLLATLTRLSAETIAEAIYFTIQKTSILAEDFHIYMSGGGTNNPLLVKWLKELLPCQFHTSDDLGILSDAKEAVLFALLANETVAGGDYNFGNSKIPSVTMGKISFPD; encoded by the coding sequence ATGAATAAAAATATATCCGCACTTTATACTATAGCTCAAAAAGAAACCCGAAAAATACTGGGTTTAATGTCTGGAACTTCTCTCGACGGACTTGACATTGCTTTGTGCGCTGTTTCTGGTTCTGGCGAAAACACAGATGTAAAAATCCTTGAATTTGAAACGATTTCTTATTCTGAAGATATTAAAAATGAAATCAGAAAAGTATTTGCCCAAAGAACAATCGATTTTCAGCATTTGGCTTTGTTAAATGAGTGGATCGGAATATTGCATAGCGGCATGATTAACGATTGTTTGAAAAAATGGAATATTTCGTCAAGCGAAGTAGATTTAATTGCTTCGCACGGGCAAACAGTTTTGCACGCTCCGAAGTTTTTGCATCAGCAGGAAAAATTTCCAGATGCGACTTTACAAATTGGCGACGGCGATCATATTGCGGTGAAAACGGGAATTATTACACTATCCGATTTCAGACAAAAACACGTTGCGGCTGGTGGCGAAGGCGCGCCTTTGGCGGTTTACGGCGATTATTTATTATTTGGAAAAAAAGGCGAAAACAGAATCATGCTCAACATGGGCGGAATTGCAAATTATACCTATCTCCCAGCCTCTCTAAACGCCGAAGAAGTTTTTGTAACCGATACTGGAACAGCAAATACGTTAATCGACATTTTTACCAAACATTATTTCCCTAAAAAAAGTTACGATAAAGATGCTGAAATCGCCAAGCAAGGAACTGTAAATCAAGAACTTTTAGAGGAACTTAAAAAAGATGATTTCTTCCAGAAAAGTTTCCCAAAATCGATTGGACAAGAGTTATTTAATTTCGGTTTTGTACAGTCGGCTTTGGTAAAATGCAGTTTAGAAAACATTTCGGCATCAGATTTGCTGGCGACTTTAACGCGCTTAAGTGCTGAAACTATTGCAGAAGCGATTTATTTCACCATACAAAAAACTTCAATTCTGGCAGAAGATTTTCATATTTACATGTCGGGAGGCGGGACTAATAATCCGTTATTGGTAAAATGGCTGAAAGAATTATTGCCTTGTCAATTTCACACTAGCGACGATTTGGGCATTTTAAGCGATGCGAAAGAAGCCGTTTTATTTGCGCTTTTAGCAAATGAAACAGTTGCTGGAGGCGATTACAATTTTGGAAACAGCAAAATCCCATCTGTGACAATGGGAAAAATTTCGTTTCCTGATTAA